The following coding sequences are from one Burkholderia stabilis window:
- the modA gene encoding molybdate ABC transporter substrate-binding protein: MRSPVRPLRRTLLRLLPIATLAAGVVFSAPASAADELVVSAAASLTNAFKAVGDAYEKQHPDTKVLFNFGASDVLMQQIAKGAPADVFASADQKAMDRAADEKVIAPGTRRDFAANSLVLIVPADSHAAAPTSLNDLTAPGVKRIAYGDPASVPVGRYTEGALRAAGVWDAVSAKGVLAANVRQSLDYVTRGEVDAGFVFGTDAAIMPGRVKVALTVPTKTAITYPIAVVKDSRHAAQAQSFIDFVASPQGQAVLSTFGFKPAGK, encoded by the coding sequence ATGCGCTCACCCGTCCGTCCGCTTCGCCGCACCCTGCTCCGCCTGCTGCCGATCGCCACGCTTGCCGCCGGCGTCGTGTTCAGCGCGCCCGCTTCCGCCGCCGACGAACTGGTCGTATCGGCCGCCGCCAGCCTGACGAACGCGTTCAAGGCCGTCGGCGACGCGTACGAGAAGCAGCATCCGGACACCAAGGTGCTGTTCAACTTCGGCGCGTCGGACGTGCTGATGCAGCAGATCGCCAAGGGCGCGCCGGCCGACGTGTTCGCCTCGGCCGACCAGAAGGCGATGGATCGCGCGGCCGACGAAAAGGTGATCGCGCCCGGTACGCGCCGCGATTTCGCCGCGAACTCGCTCGTGCTGATCGTGCCGGCGGACAGCCACGCGGCCGCCCCGACGTCGCTGAACGACCTGACGGCGCCCGGCGTGAAGCGGATCGCGTACGGCGACCCGGCCTCGGTGCCGGTCGGCCGCTACACGGAAGGCGCACTGCGCGCGGCCGGCGTGTGGGACGCCGTCAGTGCAAAGGGCGTGCTGGCCGCCAACGTGCGCCAGAGCCTCGACTACGTCACGCGCGGCGAAGTCGACGCGGGCTTCGTGTTCGGCACCGACGCCGCGATCATGCCGGGCCGCGTGAAGGTCGCGCTGACGGTGCCGACGAAGACGGCCATCACCTATCCGATCGCCGTGGTCAAGGACAGCCGCCACGCCGCGCAGGCGCAGTCGTTCATCGACTTCGTCGCGTCGCCGCAGGGCCAAGCCGTGCTGTCGACGTTCGGCTTCAAGCCCGCGGGCAAGTGA